Proteins encoded by one window of Dryocola sp. LX212:
- the gsiA gene encoding glutathione ABC transporter ATP-binding protein GsiA, whose protein sequence is MPHSHELPEDRVLSISGLNIRFRQEKAYTDAVRNLSFDLKRGETLAIVGESGSGKSVTALALMRLLEQSGGLVNSGDFLLRRRNKQVINPNELSNAQMRDVRGADIAMIFQEPMTSLNPVFPVGEQIAESIRLHQGMDKRAALLEAQRMLERVRIPEAKAILGRYPHQLSGGMRQRVMIAMALSCRPAVLIADEPTTALDVTIQAQILQLIRVLQDEMQMGVIFITHDMGVVANIADRVLVMYRGEAVETGSVEQIFRAPVHPYTKALLSAVPRLGSMNGSDLPRKFPLLNQNEPDKREPETEQDTLPEGAGPVLEVRDLTTRFDIRSGILNRVTKQVHAVEKVSFDLWPGETLGLVGESGSGKSTTGRSLLRLVENQGGSISFNGQRIDNLHNAQMQHVRKDIQFIFQDPYASLDPRLTVGYSIMEPLLVHNVMPKVEAEKRVAWLLERVGLLPEHAWRYPHEFSGGQRQRICIARALALNPKVVIADESVSALDVSIRAQIINLLLDLQREFGIAFLFISHDMAVVERICHRVAVMYLGQIVEIGPRRQVFENPQHPYTRKLMAAVPVADPAHRRPIPVLLSDEIPSNTRSIGDAPLVAPLVAVGPGHFVARHPIGSSDNRI, encoded by the coding sequence ATGCCGCACAGCCATGAACTGCCTGAGGATCGGGTGCTCTCCATCAGCGGCCTGAACATTCGTTTTCGCCAGGAGAAGGCGTATACCGACGCAGTGCGCAACCTCTCTTTCGATCTTAAGCGTGGGGAAACGCTGGCTATCGTCGGTGAGTCCGGCTCTGGGAAGTCGGTGACCGCGCTGGCGCTGATGCGCCTGCTGGAGCAGTCCGGGGGGCTGGTGAACAGCGGCGATTTCCTTCTGCGCCGGCGCAATAAGCAGGTCATTAACCCCAACGAGCTGAGCAACGCGCAGATGCGCGACGTACGCGGCGCGGATATCGCGATGATTTTTCAGGAGCCGATGACCTCGCTCAACCCGGTGTTCCCTGTGGGGGAGCAAATCGCTGAATCTATCCGTCTGCATCAGGGCATGGATAAACGAGCAGCGCTGCTGGAGGCCCAGCGGATGCTGGAGCGCGTGCGTATCCCCGAGGCGAAGGCCATTCTGGGCCGCTATCCGCACCAGCTCTCCGGCGGGATGCGCCAGCGAGTGATGATCGCCATGGCGCTCTCGTGCCGCCCGGCGGTGTTGATTGCCGATGAACCGACAACGGCGCTGGACGTCACCATTCAGGCACAGATCCTCCAGCTCATCCGCGTATTGCAGGATGAAATGCAGATGGGCGTAATCTTTATCACCCACGATATGGGCGTGGTGGCGAACATCGCCGACCGCGTGCTGGTGATGTATCGCGGGGAAGCGGTGGAAACAGGCAGCGTTGAGCAAATATTTCGTGCGCCCGTTCATCCATACACCAAAGCCCTGCTCTCCGCCGTGCCGCGCCTTGGTTCAATGAACGGCTCCGATCTACCGCGCAAATTCCCCCTCCTTAATCAGAACGAACCAGATAAGCGTGAGCCGGAAACCGAGCAGGACACCCTTCCCGAAGGGGCTGGCCCCGTTCTTGAAGTCCGGGATCTGACCACCCGCTTTGATATCCGCAGCGGCATTCTGAACCGCGTGACGAAGCAGGTTCATGCGGTAGAAAAGGTGAGCTTCGACCTGTGGCCGGGCGAAACGCTGGGGCTGGTGGGCGAATCCGGCAGCGGTAAATCCACCACAGGCCGCTCCCTGCTGCGGCTGGTTGAAAATCAGGGCGGGAGCATCAGCTTCAACGGCCAGCGCATTGATAATCTGCACAACGCGCAGATGCAGCACGTCCGCAAAGACATTCAGTTTATCTTTCAGGATCCTTATGCCTCGCTCGACCCGCGCCTGACGGTTGGCTACTCCATCATGGAGCCATTGCTGGTCCACAACGTTATGCCAAAAGTGGAGGCGGAGAAGCGAGTGGCGTGGCTGCTGGAGCGGGTGGGGTTACTGCCCGAACACGCGTGGCGCTACCCGCACGAGTTTTCCGGCGGGCAGCGGCAGCGTATATGTATCGCGAGGGCGCTGGCGCTAAATCCAAAGGTGGTCATTGCCGATGAGTCGGTTTCGGCGCTGGACGTGTCTATCCGCGCGCAAATAATTAATTTGCTTCTCGATTTACAGCGCGAGTTTGGCATCGCTTTTCTGTTTATCTCCCACGACATGGCGGTGGTGGAGAGGATCTGCCACCGCGTGGCGGTGATGTATCTGGGGCAGATCGTCGAAATTGGTCCGCGTCGCCAGGTGTTTGAAAACCCGCAGCATCCGTATACCCGTAAGCTGATGGCGGCCGTGCCGGTTGCGGATCCGGCGCACCGTCGGCCAATACCCGTTTTACTTTCCGATGAGATCCCGAGCAACACGCGCAGCATCGGGGATGCACCGCTCGTCGCACCGCTGGTTGCCGTTGGGCCGGGGCATTTTGTCGCCCGCCACCCGATAGGCAGCAGCGATAACCGTATTTAG
- a CDS encoding LysR family transcriptional regulator, translating into MEELNIKQLAIINAVIECQSAALAAQKLNISPSAISYTLNQARKFTGQQLFTRTAKGLKANPEVYALQKKYQQISSLNSSRSDFIITTYSPIEMILSQHLYKMIRRTDTTSLRFITMDSNEDNRLMKLKHREVDIDIGGKLPDDKSIVCARYLHCDVHVLVNKAHPTIGNSFSMEDWQQNQHLRWRRDVGSIADIVDGLKSSESLMASRVTAYESANLLTLAAICSRSPHIMLMPEIFIPSLQKIFPVKHFRLPDSHSLTFDCHLHYHRSMAASISQLAIFNAFHQGRAKI; encoded by the coding sequence ATGGAAGAGCTGAATATTAAGCAGTTAGCGATTATTAACGCGGTCATAGAATGTCAAAGCGCTGCACTTGCCGCACAGAAGCTCAACATTTCTCCCTCTGCCATCAGCTATACGCTCAATCAAGCAAGGAAATTTACTGGCCAGCAGCTGTTCACCCGCACGGCAAAAGGGTTGAAGGCTAACCCGGAAGTTTACGCGTTACAGAAAAAATATCAGCAGATATCGTCCCTGAACTCTTCGCGCAGCGATTTTATTATTACCACCTATTCCCCTATCGAAATGATTCTCTCTCAGCATCTTTATAAGATGATAAGGCGAACGGATACTACTTCCCTGCGCTTTATTACCATGGACAGCAATGAAGACAACCGGCTGATGAAGCTCAAGCACCGGGAGGTGGATATCGATATCGGTGGCAAGTTACCCGACGACAAATCCATCGTCTGCGCCCGATATCTGCACTGTGACGTCCACGTTCTGGTTAATAAAGCTCATCCGACCATCGGCAACAGCTTCTCGATGGAGGACTGGCAGCAGAATCAGCATTTGCGCTGGCGGCGGGATGTAGGCAGCATTGCCGATATTGTGGACGGACTCAAATCCTCTGAATCCCTGATGGCGAGCCGCGTTACGGCCTATGAGAGCGCAAACCTGCTGACGCTGGCGGCCATTTGCTCCCGTAGCCCTCATATCATGCTGATGCCCGAGATATTCATTCCATCGCTGCAGAAGATATTCCCGGTGAAACACTTCAGGCTGCCGGATAGCCACTCGTTAACCTTTGATTGCCATCTCCATTATCACCGTTCTATGGCAGCCAGTATCAGCCAGCTGGCGATTTTTAATGCTTTTCATCAGGGTAGAGCAAAAATTTAG
- the iaaA gene encoding beta-aspartyl-peptidase, with the protein MNKAVIAIHGGAGAITRSQLSVEKEQQYIRALSEIIEAGQAILEADGSALDAVTEAVRLLEENPLFNAGVGAVFTHTGTHELDACVMDGNTLNAGAVAGVSHIRNPILAARKVLEHSPHVLLIGEGAEVFAQQQGLEAVSADVFSTPERWEQLQRARDNHQTVLDHSGGEPLDPDQKFGTVGAVALDKFGNLAAATSTGGMTNKQPGRVGDSPIIGAGCYANNANVAVSCTGTGEVFMRTLAAYDIAALMEYGGLSLHQATERVVMEKLPALEGEGGVIAIDNEGNVALPFNSEGMYRGYGYAGDAPSVGIYRDREC; encoded by the coding sequence ATGAACAAAGCGGTAATCGCCATCCACGGCGGAGCAGGTGCCATCACGCGCTCGCAGCTGAGCGTTGAGAAAGAGCAGCAGTACATCCGGGCATTATCAGAAATAATCGAAGCGGGTCAGGCGATTCTCGAAGCCGACGGCAGCGCGCTGGACGCCGTCACAGAGGCGGTACGCCTGCTGGAAGAAAACCCGCTCTTCAATGCGGGAGTCGGTGCGGTATTTACCCATACGGGCACCCATGAGCTGGATGCCTGCGTCATGGATGGCAACACGCTGAACGCCGGGGCCGTGGCGGGCGTCAGCCATATCCGCAACCCCATTCTTGCCGCCCGAAAGGTGCTGGAGCACAGTCCGCACGTGCTGTTAATCGGTGAGGGCGCAGAAGTTTTTGCTCAGCAGCAGGGGCTTGAAGCCGTTTCAGCGGACGTCTTTTCTACACCGGAACGTTGGGAACAGCTCCAGCGTGCGCGGGATAATCACCAGACCGTGCTGGACCACTCCGGCGGTGAGCCTCTCGATCCAGACCAGAAATTCGGCACCGTCGGCGCAGTCGCGCTGGATAAATTCGGTAACCTTGCTGCCGCCACCTCTACCGGCGGCATGACGAATAAACAGCCCGGCCGGGTGGGCGATTCACCGATTATCGGCGCGGGCTGCTATGCCAACAATGCCAACGTCGCCGTCTCCTGCACCGGCACGGGTGAGGTATTTATGCGCACGCTTGCCGCCTACGACATCGCCGCGCTAATGGAATACGGCGGGCTGAGCCTGCACCAGGCCACCGAACGCGTGGTGATGGAAAAGCTCCCGGCGCTGGAGGGCGAAGGCGGGGTGATTGCTATCGACAACGAAGGCAACGTGGCGCTGCCGTTCAACAGCGAAGGAATGTATCGCGGCTACGGCTATGCGGGCGACGCGCCGAGCGTGGGTATTTACCGTGACCGGGAGTGCTGA
- the gsiB gene encoding glutathione ABC transporter substrate-binding protein GsiB, whose product MKLNMHTKWLLAAGLATSVFAAPAFAAKDVVVAVASNFTTLDPYDANDTLSQAVAKSFYQGLFGLDKDMKLQNVLAESYKVSDDGLVYTIKLRPDVKFQDGTDFNAEAVKVNLDRASDPENHLKRYNLYKAIAKTEAVDVTTVNITLKQPFSAFINILAHPATAMISPAALKKYGKDIGFHPVGTGPYQLDTWNQTDFVKVKKFTGYWKQGRPLLDTITWRPVVDNNTRAAMLQTGEAQFAFPIPYEQAARLEKNDKLDLVASPSIMQRYISMNVTQKPFDNPKVREAINYAINRQALVKVAFAGYATPAEGVVPPSIDFSEKYKPWPYDPAKAKALLKEAGFPNGFETTLWSSHNHSTAQKVLQFTQQQLAQVGIKVKVTAMDAGQRSAEVEGKGQAESGVRMFYTGWTASTGEADWALSPLFASQNWPPTLFNTAFYSNPQVDKELTDALKTTNRDEKAKLYNDAQDTIWKESPWVPLVVEKLVSAHSKNLTGFYVMPDTGFSFDDADLK is encoded by the coding sequence ATGAAACTGAACATGCATACTAAATGGCTGCTGGCGGCGGGCCTCGCGACCTCGGTCTTCGCCGCACCGGCGTTTGCTGCCAAGGATGTCGTGGTAGCGGTTGCCTCTAACTTCACCACGCTCGATCCTTACGACGCCAACGACACGCTCTCCCAGGCGGTGGCGAAGTCGTTTTACCAGGGGCTGTTTGGCCTCGATAAGGACATGAAGCTGCAAAACGTGCTGGCGGAGAGCTATAAAGTCTCTGACGACGGGCTGGTTTACACCATCAAACTGCGTCCTGACGTGAAGTTCCAGGACGGCACGGACTTTAACGCCGAAGCGGTTAAGGTAAACCTCGACCGCGCAAGTGACCCGGAAAACCACCTTAAGCGCTACAACCTTTATAAGGCCATCGCAAAAACCGAAGCGGTAGATGTGACCACGGTAAACATTACCCTTAAACAGCCGTTCTCAGCGTTTATCAATATTCTTGCCCATCCGGCGACGGCGATGATCTCCCCCGCGGCGCTAAAAAAATACGGCAAAGATATTGGTTTCCACCCGGTGGGGACCGGCCCTTACCAGCTTGATACCTGGAACCAGACGGATTTCGTGAAGGTGAAGAAATTTACCGGCTACTGGAAGCAGGGCCGGCCGTTGCTGGACACCATCACCTGGCGTCCGGTGGTGGACAACAATACTCGTGCGGCAATGCTGCAAACCGGCGAAGCGCAGTTCGCCTTCCCCATCCCTTACGAGCAGGCCGCGCGACTGGAAAAAAACGACAAGCTGGATCTGGTTGCTTCACCGTCCATCATGCAGCGCTATATCAGCATGAACGTGACGCAGAAGCCGTTTGATAATCCGAAGGTGCGCGAGGCGATTAACTACGCTATCAACCGTCAGGCGCTGGTGAAGGTGGCCTTTGCGGGCTATGCGACCCCGGCGGAGGGCGTGGTGCCGCCGTCCATCGACTTCTCTGAAAAATACAAGCCGTGGCCGTACGATCCGGCTAAGGCGAAGGCGCTGCTGAAGGAAGCGGGCTTCCCGAACGGATTTGAAACCACGCTCTGGTCCTCCCACAACCACAGCACCGCGCAGAAGGTCCTCCAGTTTACCCAGCAGCAGCTGGCGCAGGTGGGCATCAAGGTGAAAGTGACGGCGATGGATGCCGGTCAGCGCTCCGCCGAAGTGGAAGGCAAAGGGCAGGCCGAAAGCGGCGTAAGAATGTTCTACACCGGCTGGACGGCCTCCACCGGCGAAGCGGACTGGGCGCTGTCGCCGCTGTTTGCCTCGCAGAACTGGCCGCCAACGCTGTTCAATACCGCGTTCTACAGCAACCCGCAGGTAGATAAAGAACTGACGGACGCGCTGAAAACCACCAACCGCGACGAGAAGGCGAAGCTCTACAATGACGCCCAGGATACCATCTGGAAAGAGTCCCCGTGGGTGCCGCTGGTGGTGGAAAAACTGGTGTCCGCCCATAGCAAGAACCTGACCGGTTTCTACGTGATGCCGGATACCGGGTTCAGCTTTGACGATGCGGATTTGAAATAG
- the gsiC gene encoding glutathione ABC transporter permease GsiC, which yields MFNYFLKRLLGLIPTLLIVAVLVFLFVHMLPGDPARIIAGPEADAQVIELVRKQLGLDLPLWQQFLHFICSVLKGDFGTSMVSHRPVSEEIASRFMPTLWLTLTSMVWAVIFGLFAGIVSAVWRNRWPDRLSMTIAVSGISFPAFALGMLLMQVFSVELGWLPTVGADTWQHYILPSVTLGAAVAAVMARFTRASFVDVLQEDYMRTARAKGVSETLVVIKHGLRNAMIPVVTMMGLQFGFLLGGSIVVEKVFNWPGLGRLLVDSVEMRDYPVIQAEVLLFSLEFIVINLVVDLLYAAINPAIRYK from the coding sequence TTGTTTAACTATTTCCTCAAGCGCCTGCTGGGTCTCATTCCTACGCTGCTAATCGTGGCGGTGCTGGTGTTTCTGTTTGTCCACATGCTGCCGGGCGACCCTGCACGGATTATTGCCGGGCCGGAAGCGGATGCTCAGGTCATTGAGCTGGTGCGTAAACAGCTGGGCCTGGATCTTCCGCTCTGGCAGCAGTTCCTGCACTTTATCTGCAGCGTGCTGAAGGGCGATTTCGGCACCTCGATGGTGTCGCACCGCCCGGTTTCAGAGGAGATTGCCAGCCGCTTTATGCCGACGCTTTGGCTGACGCTGACCAGCATGGTGTGGGCGGTGATTTTTGGGTTGTTTGCCGGCATTGTCTCCGCCGTCTGGCGCAACCGCTGGCCGGACAGGCTGAGCATGACCATCGCCGTGTCGGGGATCTCTTTCCCGGCGTTTGCGCTGGGGATGCTGCTGATGCAGGTCTTTTCCGTCGAGCTGGGCTGGCTGCCCACGGTTGGGGCCGACACCTGGCAGCACTATATTTTACCTTCCGTCACCCTGGGCGCCGCGGTGGCTGCAGTCATGGCCCGCTTCACGCGCGCGTCGTTTGTTGACGTCCTGCAGGAAGATTACATGCGTACCGCCCGCGCGAAAGGGGTGAGCGAAACGCTGGTGGTGATCAAACATGGCCTGCGCAACGCGATGATCCCGGTGGTCACCATGATGGGCCTCCAGTTTGGCTTTTTGCTCGGCGGCTCTATCGTCGTAGAGAAAGTCTTTAACTGGCCTGGGCTGGGGCGCCTGCTGGTGGACTCGGTGGAAATGCGCGATTACCCGGTAATCCAGGCGGAAGTGCTGCTCTTTTCGCTGGAGTTTATTGTTATCAATCTGGTAGTGGATCTGCTTTACGCGGCCATTAACCCTGCAATCAGGTACAAGTAA
- the gsiD gene encoding glutathione ABC transporter permease GsiD, protein MRLFNWRRQAVLNALPLVRPDRVRTPWHEFLRRLRRQPVAVTAGIFVLLLIAVALIAPWVAPFDAENYFDYDRLNDGPSMLHWFGVDSLGRDIFSRVLIGAQISLAAGVFSVLIGAVIGTFFGLLAGYYEGWWDRVIMRICDVLFAFPGILLAIAVVAIMGSGMANVIIAVAIFSIPAFARLVRGNTLVLKHQTFIESARSIGASDWTIIFRHILPGTVSSIVVYFTMRIGTSIISAASLSFLGLGAQPPTPEWGAMLNEARADMVMSPHVAIFPSLAIFLTVLAFNLLGDGLRDALDPKIKG, encoded by the coding sequence ATGCGACTATTTAACTGGCGACGTCAGGCCGTGCTTAATGCGCTGCCGCTTGTGCGGCCCGATAGGGTACGCACACCGTGGCATGAGTTTCTGCGGCGTCTGCGCAGGCAGCCGGTGGCGGTGACCGCAGGCATTTTCGTTTTGCTGCTGATCGCTGTTGCCCTGATTGCCCCCTGGGTCGCCCCGTTCGATGCTGAAAACTACTTCGATTACGACAGGCTTAACGACGGCCCGTCGATGCTGCACTGGTTCGGCGTGGATTCACTGGGGCGGGATATTTTCAGCCGCGTGCTGATCGGTGCGCAGATATCGCTGGCGGCGGGAGTGTTCTCTGTTTTAATCGGTGCGGTTATCGGCACCTTCTTTGGCCTGCTGGCGGGGTACTACGAAGGCTGGTGGGACAGGGTCATTATGCGCATCTGCGACGTGCTCTTTGCTTTCCCCGGTATTCTGCTGGCGATTGCCGTGGTGGCAATCATGGGCAGCGGCATGGCGAATGTGATTATCGCCGTGGCGATTTTCAGCATTCCGGCTTTTGCCCGTCTGGTGCGTGGAAATACGCTGGTGCTCAAACACCAGACGTTTATCGAGTCGGCCCGCAGCATCGGCGCATCTGACTGGACCATTATCTTCCGCCATATTTTGCCGGGTACAGTGTCGTCCATCGTGGTCTATTTTACGATGCGCATTGGCACGTCGATAATTTCAGCGGCGAGCCTGTCGTTTCTCGGGCTTGGTGCGCAGCCTCCTACGCCAGAGTGGGGCGCAATGCTTAACGAAGCGCGAGCGGATATGGTGATGTCCCCGCATGTGGCTATTTTCCCGAGCCTGGCCATTTTCCTGACGGTGCTGGCATTTAACCTGCTGGGGGACGGGCTGCGGGACGCGTTGGATCCGAAGATCAAGGGATGA